Proteins found in one Trueperaceae bacterium genomic segment:
- the hslV gene encoding ATP-dependent protease subunit HslV, whose amino-acid sequence MERMHGTTIVAVNRGGVTALAGDGQVTMGDTIVKRGAVKVRALSGGEVLAGFAGTVSDAFTLIEKYEAYLEQYRGNLLRAAVETVKEWRTDRALRNLEALLLIADDEQILTLSGMGDIISPDEPVAAVGSGGPYAQAAATALLRHTDLGAEEIARAALAIAAEIDVYTSGNATVLTVGGNAGDADPEPEPTTDEGAA is encoded by the coding sequence ATGGAGCGCATGCACGGCACCACCATCGTCGCCGTCAACCGGGGCGGCGTGACGGCCCTCGCCGGCGACGGGCAAGTGACCATGGGCGACACGATCGTCAAACGGGGCGCGGTGAAGGTCCGGGCGTTGTCGGGCGGCGAGGTCCTCGCCGGCTTCGCCGGGACGGTCAGCGACGCCTTCACCCTCATCGAGAAGTACGAGGCCTACCTGGAGCAGTACCGCGGCAACCTCCTGCGAGCCGCCGTGGAGACGGTGAAGGAGTGGCGCACGGACCGCGCGCTACGCAACCTGGAGGCGCTGCTGCTCATCGCCGACGACGAACAGATCCTCACGCTCTCCGGCATGGGCGACATCATCTCCCCCGACGAGCCCGTGGCGGCGGTGGGTTCGGGCGGGCCGTACGCCCAGGCGGCGGCCACGGCCCTCCTGCGCCACACCGACCTTGGGGCCGAGGAGATCGCGCGCGCCGCGCTGGCCATCGCCGCCGAGATCGACGTCTACACGAGCGGCAACGCCACCGTCCTGACCGTGGGCGGGAACGCGGGCGACGCGGATCCGGAGCCCGAGCCGACGACCGACGAGGGGGCGGCGTGA
- a CDS encoding thymidine kinase: protein MLLGHGFSGGWTEVIAGPMFSGKSEELIRRVGRAVLAKQAVQVFKHAIDDRYARLAVASHAGRTLEAELVSSAAELLARLAPDTQVVAIDEAQFLDDAIVAVVERLADAGKRVIVAGLDMDFRGEPFGPMPQLIARAEVVEKLTAICRCGLAATRTQRLIQGRPAHFDDPTVLVGAAESYEPRCRSCHVVLRGLRDAPLFAAPARVPG, encoded by the coding sequence ATGCTGTTGGGTCATGGGTTCTCCGGGGGCTGGACCGAGGTCATCGCCGGCCCCATGTTCTCCGGCAAGAGCGAGGAGCTCATCCGCCGCGTCGGTCGGGCCGTGCTCGCCAAGCAGGCGGTACAGGTCTTCAAGCACGCCATCGACGACCGCTACGCCAGGCTGGCGGTCGCCTCGCACGCCGGCCGCACGCTGGAGGCCGAGCTCGTCTCGAGCGCTGCCGAGCTCCTCGCTCGCCTCGCCCCCGACACGCAGGTCGTCGCCATCGACGAGGCCCAGTTCCTCGACGACGCCATCGTGGCCGTGGTGGAGCGGCTGGCGGACGCGGGCAAGCGCGTGATCGTCGCGGGCCTCGACATGGACTTCAGGGGCGAGCCGTTCGGACCGATGCCTCAGCTGATCGCCCGGGCGGAGGTGGTCGAGAAGCTCACGGCGATCTGCCGCTGCGGCCTGGCGGCCACTCGCACCCAGCGCTTGATCCAGGGCCGACCCGCGCACTTCGACGACCCCACGGTCTTGGTGGGAGCCGCCGAGAGCTACGAACCACGCTGCCGTTCGTGCCACGTCGTGCTGAGAGGCCTGCGCGACGCGCCGCTCTTCGCGGCTCCCGCCAGGGTGCCTGGTTGA